In Actinomyces radicidentis, one genomic interval encodes:
- a CDS encoding TlyA family RNA methyltransferase, which translates to MARLIRIDSELVRRGLARSRTHAAQLVTDGHVTLDGAVVTKPARQVDPAQAIEVITPSGDDYVSRGAHKLAGALDALTERGLAPRVEGRRCLDAGASTGGFTDVLLRRGADHVVSVDVGYGQLAWSLQSDARVTVLDRTNVRTLDPAAVAPAPGLVVGDLSFISLTLVLPALVAAAADDADLLLMVKPQFEVGKERLGHGGVVRDPALHVETVLDVAAAAHGLGLGVDAVTASPLPGPAGNVEYFLNMHAGLAGAATDLAGEDLAAEARRAVDEGPAGADAGRRRRR; encoded by the coding sequence ATGGCACGCCTCATCCGCATCGACTCCGAGCTCGTCCGCCGGGGGCTCGCGCGCTCGCGCACCCACGCGGCACAGCTCGTCACCGACGGCCACGTCACCCTCGACGGGGCCGTCGTCACCAAGCCGGCGCGCCAGGTCGACCCCGCCCAGGCCATCGAGGTCATCACACCGTCGGGCGACGACTACGTCTCCCGCGGCGCCCACAAGCTCGCCGGCGCCCTCGACGCCCTCACCGAGCGCGGTCTCGCGCCCCGCGTCGAGGGACGCCGCTGCCTCGACGCCGGCGCCTCCACCGGCGGCTTCACCGACGTCCTCCTGCGCCGCGGCGCCGATCACGTCGTCTCCGTCGACGTCGGCTACGGCCAGCTCGCCTGGTCCCTCCAGTCCGACGCGCGCGTCACCGTCCTCGACCGCACCAACGTGCGCACCCTCGACCCCGCCGCCGTCGCCCCCGCGCCCGGCCTCGTCGTCGGGGACCTCTCCTTCATCTCGCTCACCCTCGTCCTGCCGGCCCTCGTCGCCGCGGCCGCCGACGACGCCGACCTCCTCCTCATGGTCAAGCCGCAGTTCGAGGTCGGCAAGGAGCGCCTCGGGCACGGGGGAGTCGTCCGGGACCCCGCGCTCCACGTCGAGACCGTGCTCGACGTGGCCGCGGCCGCTCACGGGCTCGGCCTCGGTGTCGACGCCGTCACGGCCTCGCCCCTGCCCGGGCCGGCCGGCAACGTCGAGTACTTCCTCAACATGCACGCGGGCCTCGCCGGGGCCGCCACCGACCTCGCCGGGGAGGACCTCGCCGCCGAGGCGCGCCGCGCCGTCGACGAGGGGCCGGCGGGAGCCGACGCCGGAAGGAGACGCCGCCGATGA
- a CDS encoding NAD kinase, whose protein sequence is MSETPIAPEKNDPEPTATGAAVRDGARCGRPVRRVMVLQRDLNDKPVPPHRKAAPTAQTVARAEAALRAQGVEVVGQGSDEDVDFVLVIGGDGTILRACEIARERDVPLVGVNTGHVGFLAEAAPDAIEAVVAGVIEGRYTVETRMTIDVEVETPDGAVERGWALNEAALEKRDRARMLEIALGVDGQAVSSFGCDGLVMSTPTGSTAYAFSGGGPVVWPEVEALLVVPLAAHALFTRPLVLGPDSCLEVVIQHTGFGGAEIWCDGRRSLSVAAGGRIRVTRAARPVRLARLNDAPFSTRLVRKFNLPVEGWRAGAEHDGRDGGTTAEGEGLA, encoded by the coding sequence ATGAGCGAGACCCCCATCGCCCCGGAGAAGAACGATCCCGAGCCGACGGCGACGGGCGCCGCCGTTCGCGACGGGGCCCGCTGCGGCCGCCCCGTGCGGCGCGTCATGGTGCTCCAGCGCGACCTCAACGACAAGCCGGTTCCGCCCCACCGCAAGGCCGCCCCGACCGCGCAGACGGTCGCCCGGGCCGAGGCCGCCCTGCGCGCCCAGGGCGTCGAGGTCGTCGGTCAGGGCAGCGACGAGGACGTCGACTTCGTCCTCGTCATCGGCGGCGACGGCACGATCCTGCGCGCCTGCGAGATCGCGCGCGAGCGCGACGTCCCCCTCGTCGGCGTCAACACGGGCCACGTCGGCTTCCTCGCCGAGGCCGCCCCCGACGCCATCGAGGCCGTCGTCGCCGGCGTCATCGAGGGCCGCTACACCGTCGAGACCCGCATGACCATCGACGTCGAGGTCGAGACCCCCGACGGCGCCGTCGAGCGCGGATGGGCCCTCAACGAGGCCGCCCTCGAGAAGCGCGACCGCGCCCGCATGCTCGAGATCGCCCTCGGCGTCGACGGCCAGGCCGTCTCCTCCTTCGGCTGCGACGGCCTCGTCATGTCCACCCCGACAGGCTCCACCGCCTACGCCTTCTCCGGCGGCGGCCCCGTCGTCTGGCCCGAGGTCGAGGCGCTCCTCGTCGTGCCCCTGGCCGCCCACGCCCTCTTCACCCGGCCCCTCGTCCTGGGACCGGACTCCTGCCTCGAGGTCGTCATCCAGCACACCGGCTTCGGCGGAGCCGAGATCTGGTGCGACGGCCGCCGCTCGCTGTCCGTCGCTGCCGGGGGCCGCATCCGCGTCACCCGCGCCGCACGCCCCGTGCGCCTCGCCCGCCTCAACGACGCCCCCTTCTCCACCCGCCTCGTACGCAAGTTCAACCTGCCCGTCGAGGGCTGGCGGGCAGGCGCCGAGCACGACGGCCGCGACGGCGGGACCACCGCCGAGGGGGAGGGGCTCGCGTGA
- the recN gene encoding DNA repair protein RecN encodes MIDSLHIEDLGVIEETDLVLSPGLNALTGETGAGKTMVLTSLGLLLGERAETTAVRTGADRALVEGAFALDPASRAADRAREAGAELDEDLLLASRTVPASGRSRAHLGGRSVPSSVLADVGNHLVSVHGQADQLRLRSAAAQRAALDSLGGPEHAALCREYARAYRARRAAAEALETWRSGAAERAAEVARLRTWLEAVEELDPEPGEDTALTAEAERLDHAEDLRRAATTARTALTGDEDAVGDDPDVTGLIAAADRALAPVTGVDPALTELAGRVHQLGILAADVSAELTEYLAGLDADPARLAWVQNRRGALSRALRELGGPAQEIDDVDALLALSRAWAERLTEIDGPQDGQTRLTEALAASDAELAGLAQRLTAAREGLAARLEEAVTAELEGLQMKGSRLVVALDALDEPGPTGAETVALQLVSHPGAPALALGKGASGGELSRIMLALEVVLADASQTLGDQDQSAQEPENLYPRTFVFDEIDAGVGGRAAREIGRRLARLARRNQVVVVTHLAQVAAWADTQLVVRKRIDPAPDASADGAATGATAPRTRTSVVRVEGEERVTELARMLSGHDDSEAALRHAAELLDEARVAESQE; translated from the coding sequence GTGATCGACTCCCTCCACATCGAGGACCTCGGCGTCATCGAGGAGACCGACCTCGTCCTCAGCCCCGGCCTCAACGCCCTCACCGGCGAGACCGGTGCCGGCAAGACGATGGTCCTCACGTCGCTGGGCCTGCTCCTGGGCGAGCGCGCCGAGACGACCGCCGTGCGCACCGGGGCCGACAGGGCCCTCGTCGAGGGCGCCTTCGCCCTCGACCCGGCCTCCCGCGCAGCCGACCGCGCCCGCGAGGCCGGTGCCGAGCTCGACGAGGACCTCCTCCTCGCCTCCCGAACCGTCCCCGCCTCCGGCCGCTCCCGCGCCCACCTCGGCGGACGCTCCGTCCCCTCCTCCGTGCTCGCCGACGTCGGCAACCACCTCGTCTCCGTCCACGGCCAGGCGGACCAGCTCCGCCTGCGCTCCGCCGCCGCCCAGCGCGCCGCCCTCGACTCCCTCGGCGGACCCGAGCACGCCGCCCTGTGCCGCGAGTACGCGCGCGCCTACCGCGCCCGCCGCGCCGCAGCCGAGGCCCTCGAGACCTGGCGCTCCGGCGCCGCCGAGCGCGCCGCCGAGGTCGCACGCCTGCGCACCTGGCTCGAGGCCGTCGAGGAGCTCGATCCCGAGCCCGGCGAGGACACGGCGCTGACTGCCGAGGCCGAGCGCCTCGACCACGCCGAGGACCTCCGCCGCGCCGCCACGACCGCGCGCACCGCGCTCACCGGCGACGAGGACGCCGTCGGCGACGACCCCGACGTCACCGGCCTCATCGCCGCCGCCGACCGCGCGCTCGCGCCCGTCACCGGCGTCGACCCCGCCCTCACCGAGCTCGCCGGACGCGTCCACCAGCTCGGCATCCTCGCCGCCGACGTCTCCGCCGAGCTCACCGAGTACCTCGCCGGCCTCGACGCCGACCCCGCCCGCCTCGCCTGGGTCCAGAACCGCCGCGGCGCCCTGTCCCGAGCCCTTCGAGAGCTCGGCGGCCCCGCGCAGGAGATCGACGACGTCGACGCCCTCCTCGCGCTCTCGCGCGCCTGGGCCGAGCGCCTGACCGAGATCGATGGCCCCCAGGACGGGCAGACGCGGCTCACCGAGGCGCTCGCCGCCTCCGACGCCGAGCTCGCCGGTCTCGCCCAGCGACTCACCGCGGCCCGCGAGGGCCTCGCCGCCCGCCTCGAGGAGGCCGTCACCGCCGAGCTCGAGGGCCTCCAGATGAAGGGCTCGCGCCTCGTCGTCGCCCTCGACGCCCTCGACGAGCCTGGCCCCACCGGCGCCGAGACCGTCGCCCTCCAGCTCGTCTCCCACCCCGGAGCCCCCGCGCTGGCCCTGGGCAAGGGCGCCTCCGGCGGTGAGCTGTCCCGGATCATGCTCGCCCTCGAGGTCGTCCTCGCCGACGCGTCGCAGACCCTCGGGGACCAGGACCAGTCCGCGCAGGAGCCCGAGAACCTCTACCCTCGCACCTTCGTCTTCGACGAGATCGACGCCGGCGTCGGCGGCCGCGCCGCCCGCGAGATCGGCCGCCGCCTCGCCCGCCTCGCGCGCCGCAACCAGGTGGTGGTCGTCACCCACCTCGCGCAGGTCGCCGCCTGGGCCGACACCCAGCTCGTCGTCCGCAAGCGGATCGACCCGGCGCCGGACGCCTCGGCCGACGGCGCCGCGACCGGCGCCACCGCGCCGCGCACGCGCACCTCAGTCGTCCGC